The genomic DNA gggttaactcgtTGTGTTACAGTTGTGTTACAGGTAAGAAAGTGCTGGGCGCCTgcttttacaaaagaaaaattagtatAATTCTCACCAACTGCGTCGTTTAGGAAATCTGTGACCTCTTTTGCAGCATCATTAACCTTCTTTCCTAGAAATGACGAGACATAAACGTTGCAAAGCTGAAAACTAATGGTTGTCTTAGATTAGCTTCCAAGAAAGGAATATCCATATTTAGTATATATGGAGGGCGTTCAAtgcatgctctgattggctactcaaactcccaATTCTCTTGCTATTCACCTTCGAGAAACGCGCGCGGGATTTGGACTCGAAAGTAGTAAAATCATTTCATGAACAAATAAGATTCAATCGTACTTTTTGCTGTATTATTTCACTGTTTTAgaatatactaaaacaacaatttacTTCATTATCAGTGGCTAGCGCGGTAAATATCCATCACTAACTGcttccacttcggtgaatatttGTCAAATATAGAAAAGATATTTGCGAGTAAGCCGAATTAGTCGTTGGATCAGCAAAAACTTACCTATTTTGGCGTCAAGCAATTTAAGAACAGCTCTTCCTGCCTCTTGTTCTACGTTGTGGTAGTCTACTTTGTCTCTTCTTGAGCCTGGAACCACTGCGCGAAATAAAATGAGGCGTCTTTCATTTACCAGCAGGAAAACAAGCATAAAGTAAAATCAAGTTTGGTCTTGCAAATATCTCAATTTAAGATCTCTCGTTAGCTAATAGGGCACTCCTTATGGGGCCATAATCAGGTTAAAGATTCTGGTGTCAAAAACAAGACGAAACAAACTCAGCTGGAATAATCTGAAGCTAGAAGATACGACCAGTGCTTAGAAGGAGATATAGGATGCGTTTTCccctcaatttttaaattagacAATACGCGCGTTAAATCTTACGAACCTGGCTTCTAAGTACCGTCGGAGCGTATCCTGGATTCTAAGCATAATCGATTAGAAACATTGTTTATCCTCCTAAATGGCTCGCTAATATATTGTAGGACGCCCCTATCAAATCGTGAAGTTCTACAAAGCCTTCTGATAGTGCGAGAGTAGAGTGTCTGCCTAGGAACACAACGCGATGAACCAGAGAGGGTTCGAACCCCGATCTCTCGCTCTGTATTCAAGCGCATTCACTATTCATTGAGCGCACCTTCCAAACCAAAATGGGTTGTAGTCACCGTTTGGTGTCGGGAGGCAAAAACTTCCATGAATGTATATATATTAAATCATGCCATTACTACTGGAATTCGAGGCTTCAGAAGCCAACTGTTACCTTTGTGAAACATAGGGGATTCGAGAAGAACTTTGGATCATCGGTACAAAGGCAATGGTGGCTAAGGCTTCGGAGATATTTTTGTGTCAGATGTGCTCAACCTTGATACGGTCCAGATGAAACCATTCAaggatttattttcattatgttgATAATGATCGCTAATCAACTCACACCTTTAATACAACGACCACCCCATTTTGGTTGGCGAATATTTCATACCGCTAAAGTTCTAAATATGTCCACCTCATGACTTTAATTAAAATGGAAGACGACTGATTAGGAACAATCGGTGAATCATAATCATCTGCCGGGCTGTGATTATTGGCGACGTTTACGTCAATAAAactacttacttacttactttgtttatttgaCATTGTTCTATGAAGTGCAATTATTTACTGACTTCTTACCTTtgctaaaaattttttcctaatttgacaatcaaaacaagaaacaacGCGCTTCAGTTTAAAGGAGGATAGTGCCCTGTGGTTACTCATTGACCCGCAGGTGAAATGACTCCACGAGCGCAATTTTGTATTCTCTACTACTGACAGAGTAATTATGTTTCGTCTTTATTAAAATGACAAGGCGTAAATAGTTCTGGGGGAGAGATAAAGCACAGATACACTTACCTTTAAAGTTTTTCAGcgcttttcctttttcatctaTGAAATCAGGGTCCTCCACGAGAGCACTTAGTGCAAAGCTTGACCAACAGAGCACAACCAGCAAACAAAGAATAGATCTTTTCATTCTGACCTCTTTTGCTTTGTAAATAAATCGACGAGGAAGCAATTTGATTTTTCTAAGGCTATGGTagaaaaagaacttttcaaGATTTAGATAATCATGTCAGAAATATGTTGAAGGgtttttttcaagatcaaaCAAAGACACCTCAATGGCTCTACCACAAAGGTCTTCCTCATGAATAATTAACTACCACATTTACTCGTAGATACCCGTTATGTCGCAAGTCCGTGTTATCCAATGAGAACACACAGATGACTCAGAAAAAGCAAACTTGCTAGTCAATAAGTAAATTAATGACTGCCGTCAAATACTACATCTTGGCTCGTGTCTTAGCGCCGTATATAGGGCACAGTCGCAAAAGGCCTTGTTCCATTAGATCAGATATCTATCATGAATTTCTAACATCCATTTGCAGGTATTGCTTGAGGTGTCGCCCGGAATAAGAGATTTGAACGGAAAAAGCTGTTGTGGAAAAACTTTATAAACCGGACAAAGAAATTTTAGCGGCAGGGAATCATTTCCGCTTTCAAATTGTCCAACAGTACCTAAGATCGCGTTGATTTAAGAAACACCAAGATAGTTGGAAAATTTTACGGGGCAAGGAAACTTTTCTTGCGTTTCTCTCAGTTGTGAAGTAAATGCCATTGAAACAGGTACCGGTCAGTTTGAATTTACTTACGAGATGTCTTCATTTTACCTGCCTGCGAGAGTAAAATCTTCTCAACACCAGATAAGCGAAATTTCTGTAAGTTTACAAGAACTTAATGAacccaaatttgaaatttgttggCGTTATATGCCAGAGCCTTTATGCGATCTCTTGGTTGAGTAGCGCTGTGCACTTAATTTCCTCATGAATAATTTACAGCCCGTAAGAATAAAAGTTTTGTAACACAGGAAGAAAATCTATAGTAAAAGCGTCCATAATATGTATTATGAAAGTTGACCATGGAGAGTAAAGACATgttcaaattggaaaaaaaaaccatatatACTCAAATTACAACTCCGATTTAGAAGATAGTGGTTTCCAGGGTAAGTGTTGATCCGAAACAATAGGAACAAGCCGAGGGTCGCCGAGGTTCATGGAGCATTCTGGGAAAATTTCGTTCATATAATTTACCCAAACTATCTTACATGTCTTAACTAGCAGGGAAGCCTTTGATTTGCATCGATGTGAGGAATGCTTCCTTTGGGGacgtttttttcataaatagcACAACCTCAACTGGTGAATGATGATTTTTTCTGTGATGACTCATATTCAGGAAAGAGGTTTTCCTATGTGCTCAAGAGCTAATCGGCGACCATTACATAGATATCtattattcattttttgttggCAATTGTTTCAGACTTGCGAGCAGTGATGATAGAAATTATGTTTTCGTCCATAATTGAAAATTAAGTCCAAAATGTGGTTGATCAATTGAAACTTGTGAATAAATTGTatatttcctctattttcaacCAATGATATGTATCCCCACAAGAGCAGAGGATGATAACCTTACACTCTTTGCTTTACGTCCTGTGTAAATTTgacaagacaagacaaattGCTGAACTATGAactcgtttttattttttcgaaaaagggaaagaagaaataaatcctCTTGACCTTCAAGAAAGTCTGGCAGACCCAATTTATCTACACTCCTGTCATGAAGCAGATACTTATCGGGCTCTTTAATATCACCAAATGTCTTCTTAAGGGTTATGATGTGGAAAAACCTGTATAACCGTAGTAAAGAAAATCGCCTTCGTTTTACCAACATTCAAGACCCTTATACTAGAAACAGGCATAATCTATGTCGTCGAAAGCCACAGTAATGTTGAAGTTAAGTGTCTTTATGTGTGGCTTTTCTTTcctaaattccaaattttttatAACCTTCTCTAAATACAAATTGTTAGCTATTCCGTTAAGCCAAAGCCTAGAGTTAGCTCGGGAAGTTGTTTTAGGAAAGAGAAGtatgaacacttttttttctgattgataACTATAAGCATATTAAAACATGCTCGCTTCGTCTTCCACGATGTCTGACCCGTGTAAATCTATTTTTGAAAGACTAATGGCACATTGCAAAGCGTGACGTTAAAGATCTCGTCTTACGGTCGTGGTGGTGAATCACTGACTTCTTTCTTCGACAGCACTGCGGTGGGCAGGGTGGGGCACAATTTGTGGCTAAGCAGCTCTGTCCACATCCGCCTGGTGGAGGCTGCGGAATGACTACAGGTTGACCATAACCAGCTGGGGGTGCGAATCCTGGTTGAGGTCCCATAGGGGGATATACGGGTTGAGGAAATGGCTGGGTAGCCATAGGGGGAGGGGCACCCATGCAACACGAAGGCTGATATGTCGGTGCGCATGCATCAGGGCATGGACCTGCCCCAGAACCGACGGGTGGAGTAGGTGGTGGAATAAGAATATCGGCACAGCAAGTCTCAGAGCACGATGGAGCACATCCAATTGGATCTTTGCACCTGGCGGGGTCGCAGTATCGAGGCTGGGGACACGGATTGTATGCAGCTGGAGGACCTGGATGTGGGTGTCCCCCTAGAGGACCTACAACCTTATATGGTAGTTTAGGCGTCGAAGTTGCCTCAGCTacgaaaggaaaggaaagaaaatggaTTAGCTTACATTTTTGACAACAGTTAGACTTTATGTTTCCTATATTTCTTTTTGCCAAACAGTAATTTGTCGAAAGAGATCGCACT from Pocillopora verrucosa isolate sample1 chromosome 10, ASM3666991v2, whole genome shotgun sequence includes the following:
- the LOC131782134 gene encoding actin-binding protein WASF2-like isoform X1 — encoded protein: MGIRFFVFLVLLGLTLSTLDAKSLKGHKKSKHGKLLKALIHTGPEKDEDTKKNDEPAAEEASGSAAGASAAGSGEESGSTEEAPPTEAEATSTPKLPYKVVGPLGGHPHPGPPAAYNPCPQPRYCDPARCKDPIGCAPSCSETCCADILIPPPTPPVGSGAGPCPDACAPTYQPSCCMGAPPPMATQPFPQPVYPPMGPQPGFAPPAGYGQPVVIPQPPPGGCGQSCLATNCAPPCPPQCCRRKKSVIHHHDRKTRSLTSRFAMCH
- the LOC131782134 gene encoding actin-binding protein WASF2-like isoform X2, with product MGIRFFVFLVLLGLTLSTLDAKSLKGHKKSKHDEDTKKNDEPAAEEASGSAAGASAAGSGEESGSTEEAPPTEAEATSTPKLPYKVVGPLGGHPHPGPPAAYNPCPQPRYCDPARCKDPIGCAPSCSETCCADILIPPPTPPVGSGAGPCPDACAPTYQPSCCMGAPPPMATQPFPQPVYPPMGPQPGFAPPAGYGQPVVIPQPPPGGCGQSCLATNCAPPCPPQCCRRKKSVIHHHDRKTRSLTSRFAMCH